DNA from bacterium:
ACGGCGTGCTCTGGTCAAAGCGATGCAGCGCTACGACCGCCTCGGGCGCCGCTACTGGAGTGCCTGGGCCGGGGAATCGGTTGAACTTGAACGGAGCCCGGCGGCGGTCGGGCAGATGGCGTCGGGCCTTTCGCCCGTATAGGTATAGGAGAAGAACAAGATGAAGATCAGCGACGTAGCTACCCCCGAGGATCTGGAGCGATTCACCGCGCGGAGCAGCTGGAAGGCGGCCGGTGCAATTGCCTTCAACTGGCTTTTCATCGCGGCGATCTTCACCGGCGTTGCGCTCTGGCCCTCTGCACTCACGGTTCTGATCGGCATCGCCCTGCTCGGCGGGCGCCAGCTCGCATTTGCCGCGTTGATGCACGACTGTGGGCATTCGATCTTGTTCTCGGGCCCCCGGGCCAATGCGATCATCGGCCAGTGGCTCTGTGCCTATCCGATCCTTTCGGATCTACCGCGTTACGCCCAGGGGCACCAGCGACATCACGCGTTTGCGGGTACAGACAAGGATCCGGATCTGCCCAACTATCAAAGTTATCCGATCTCGCGAACAAGCTTCCTGCGCAAGGTCGCGAGAGACCTGACCGGCCAGACGGGTTGGAAGGCGCTGCGTGCAACCTGGCGTCGCGGCCGAGGAGGGATCCTGCGTGCGCCATGGAATGGCAACGCGCTATTGGGTCATGTGCTGGTCCACTCGGCGATGTTTGGCGTGCTCTACGCTCTGGGCCACGGATTGCTCTATCTGATGTGGCCGGTCGCGTATCTGACCTCCTATATGTTGATCGCCCGCTTGCGCCAGGTCGCCGAGCACGGCGGGGTCCCGGATCTATTCGATCTGGACCCGCGCCAGAACACTCGCACGACCTACGTGCGCGCCTGGGAGCGCTTGTTCGTCGCTCCCTTTCATTTGAACTACCACCTGGAGCATCACTTTCACGCGGGTGTTCCGTGTTATCACCTGGAGGAGTTTCATCAGTTCTTGAAGGCCAAGGGGGCCTACGACGCGATGGAGTTTCCTCGCGGTTACGACGCGCTCCTGTCAAAGGTGGTGGTTGCGTAGGGGAAGCCGGAGTCAGAGTCCCTTTCCAAACGAATACTGCCATCCGAGCGTGAACATCCACTTGGTCTCCAATTGGGGACCGTCGAGGGATTGATAGATCGGACGTCCGACCTCGATTGCCAGACGATGGTTTTCGAGTGCGCCCTGAAGAGCGATGTTCGTGCCGATCAGCAGATCGAGCCGGGAGCCTCCGCGATGTCGCGGATCTGCGGTTGGAACCATCGTGGAAGTCAGTGCGCTATCGCGGCCGTGGATGTCGTCCCATTCGCGCCAGGCCAGGCGCACGGAGCCACTCGCCGTGTGGATCAATCGGCGCGAGAGCCAGGCTGTGACCTCGTAGGCGTTGCCCAGACGGTAGTCCTTGTTGTTGGTTCCGAGTCGACCCGTGAGTTGAGCCTGTCCGCCCCATGAGAGTTCGTCGCGCTTTCCGCGATAGGTGATTCCCGGAAGCAGATCGACGGTTCCGGAACCGATCTGCATCGGATAGGGAAGCCGAACCCGGCCCGACGGAGTGCGATCCTTGTGAGTGATCGAGCCGGTCGGGAGGCTCAGTCCGAGATGCAGGTGAGCGCTGTGGT
Protein-coding regions in this window:
- a CDS encoding fatty acid desaturase family protein — encoded protein: MKISDVATPEDLERFTARSSWKAAGAIAFNWLFIAAIFTGVALWPSALTVLIGIALLGGRQLAFAALMHDCGHSILFSGPRANAIIGQWLCAYPILSDLPRYAQGHQRHHAFAGTDKDPDLPNYQSYPISRTSFLRKVARDLTGQTGWKALRATWRRGRGGILRAPWNGNALLGHVLVHSAMFGVLYALGHGLLYLMWPVAYLTSYMLIARLRQVAEHGGVPDLFDLDPRQNTRTTYVRAWERLFVAPFHLNYHLEHHFHAGVPCYHLEEFHQFLKAKGAYDAMEFPRGYDALLSKVVVA
- a CDS encoding transporter; the encoded protein is MKIYRFLSYRTALLTVLLSLSLTPTLAHAAVHAHHSNDHGPIGVMGDHLHHTGELMVSYRYMRMRMSGNLDGTDRESTSQVLGDYMIAPRSMTMEMHMLGAMYGLTPQVSLMAMLPMVRLEMDHVRRMGAGFKTSSDGLGDIKVSALYQLWVDDDHSAHLHLGLSLPTGSITHKDRTPSGRVRLPYPMQIGSGTVDLLPGITYRGKRDELSWGGQAQLTGRLGTNNKDYRLGNAYEVTAWLSRRLIHTASGSVRLAWREWDDIHGRDSALTSTMVPTADPRHRGGSRLDLLIGTNIALQGALENHRLAIEVGRPIYQSLDGPQLETKWMFTLGWQYSFGKGL